ACGACTCCGTCGAGTGGATGCACGTCTGGCAGCGGGCGATCGCGCTGTCGTGGCGGGACGAGGGCTTCAAGCAGGCGCTGCTCACGGACATGCGCAAGGCCCTCTACGAGCGCTTCCAGTACATCGTCCCCGAGCACGTCGACATGCGCGTGTACGAGAGCGAGGACCCCGCGCACGGTTGGAGGCAGCAGGCGGGCGGCACCTGGGCGCTGCCCCTGCCGCAGCTGGTGCTCACGCTGCCCCCGCCGCCCGAGGACCCCGAGCAGGAGCCGCTCGCGCTGGCCGACCTCCCGCAGAACACCCACCTGAAGGGTGGCCACTGAGGCCACCACCCCATCACGGAGCAACGACACACATGGCGAAACCGGACCAACTGACGGAGTGGCGAAGCGTCTGGCTCAAGGCCGTGGCGCTTTCCTGGAAGGACCCCGCCTTCAAGCAGGAGCTGCTGGCCGACGCCCGCCGGGCCCTCGAGGTGTATTTCGATTACACCCTGCCCACGAGCGTGGACCTCAAGGTGGTGGAGCCCGCCTCTCCCGAGACGGCGGGGTGGCGTCAGCGTGGCGGTCAGCACGCCTGGAGCCTCCCCCTGCCCAAGCTGGAGATGGCCCTGCCGCCCAAGCCCAAGGACGACAACCTGCAGGCCGTGGCTCTCGCGTCGTACGATCCACACCACCCCATGGGCTGCTTCTGAGCACTCACCCCTTCATGGAGTAACGACACACATGGCGAAACCGGACCAACTGGTGGAATGGCGAAGCGTCTGGCTCAAGGCGGTGGCGCTCTCGTGGAAGGACCCCGCCTTCAAGCAGGAG
The sequence above is drawn from the Archangium gephyra genome and encodes:
- a CDS encoding BMA_0021/BMA_0022 family TOMM bacteriocin, which encodes MHESSRVEWMRVWQQAVALSWQDEAFKRELLQDARQALRNRFQYDLPEHIDLKQLGFGELARGWMTPVTIPADAPERERVSPHDSVEWMHVWQRAIALSWRDEGFKQALLTDMRKALYERFQYIVPEHVDMRVYESEDPAHGWRQQAGGTWALPLPQLVLTLPPPPEDPEQEPLALADLPQNTHLKGGH
- a CDS encoding BMA_0021/BMA_0022 family TOMM bacteriocin, translated to MAKPDQLTEWRSVWLKAVALSWKDPAFKQELLADARRALEVYFDYTLPTSVDLKVVEPASPETAGWRQRGGQHAWSLPLPKLEMALPPKPKDDNLQAVALASYDPHHPMGCF